In a genomic window of Deltaproteobacteria bacterium:
- a CDS encoding glycosyltransferase family 39 protein — protein sequence MADAARPRYTLEAALAFVLFACAGLAIIWATRTHLVVGCESDGHYIMAGYVRCGEMGLYVQMGKGTWPWLYPFVVGHLAGIIGAATYWVGKFVTLAAGAGIVALVAHAASREIPGRARWIAPVVVAANPQFLMYSTLASTDVFAALFVALGLWFGARAAAHDGGPRDAALAGAAWAIAGLARYQYVPPAPFALAAIALAVPSVRRRGPMMAGAFALAWLGVSSIGLVGGFANLSDAFGWSQVLGRAENIPNSVGALDWSLNSAWRVVKAYALAVDFVAWHVAYYPLLGLVAFSVAARRNVWRLRQLAAVGIPLTAYFVAVGWFVSMDGNTDLRRVFLPFIPATAVVFAAGAERVLRSSGARFVGWLLVPTLVAFHVNGFFIEYPLLHVWPEGHPVAARHAWTGQCLVRSIQCPAPTEEIEEVRIAREFARREQPGCRLTVTNSVPASIELPLAYACPPGSPPCEKDTGLDNAAMGKLVEHFASREPARFVLEFPQEGTTRLTPGEAIGSRGLFELTEKPPVPPARVFEIDPR from the coding sequence TTGGCCGACGCCGCCCGACCCCGATACACCCTCGAAGCGGCCCTCGCGTTCGTCCTGTTCGCGTGCGCGGGCCTCGCGATCATCTGGGCCACACGCACGCACCTCGTCGTCGGCTGCGAATCGGACGGCCACTACATCATGGCCGGGTACGTGCGTTGCGGGGAGATGGGCCTGTACGTGCAGATGGGCAAGGGCACGTGGCCGTGGCTGTATCCGTTTGTCGTCGGCCATCTCGCGGGAATCATCGGCGCGGCCACGTACTGGGTCGGCAAGTTCGTGACGCTCGCGGCGGGGGCGGGGATCGTGGCGCTCGTCGCACACGCCGCGTCGCGCGAGATTCCCGGTCGCGCGCGGTGGATCGCGCCCGTCGTCGTCGCCGCCAATCCGCAGTTCCTGATGTATTCGACGCTCGCGTCCACCGACGTCTTCGCGGCGCTGTTCGTGGCGCTCGGGCTGTGGTTCGGCGCGCGCGCGGCGGCGCACGACGGCGGCCCGCGCGACGCGGCGCTCGCGGGAGCGGCCTGGGCGATCGCGGGGCTCGCGCGCTACCAATACGTGCCGCCCGCGCCGTTCGCCCTCGCGGCGATCGCCTTGGCCGTTCCGAGCGTCCGCCGCCGTGGGCCGATGATGGCCGGCGCGTTCGCGCTGGCGTGGCTCGGTGTCTCGTCGATCGGTCTCGTCGGCGGATTTGCAAACCTGTCCGATGCGTTCGGTTGGTCGCAGGTGCTCGGGCGCGCGGAGAACATCCCCAACAGCGTGGGCGCGCTGGATTGGTCTTTGAATTCCGCATGGCGCGTGGTGAAGGCGTACGCGCTGGCCGTCGATTTCGTCGCGTGGCACGTGGCGTATTACCCGTTGCTCGGGCTCGTCGCGTTTAGCGTGGCGGCGCGGCGAAACGTCTGGCGGCTGCGTCAGCTCGCGGCGGTCGGCATTCCGCTCACGGCGTATTTCGTGGCCGTTGGGTGGTTCGTGTCGATGGACGGCAACACCGATCTGCGCCGCGTGTTCTTGCCCTTCATCCCCGCGACGGCGGTGGTTTTCGCGGCGGGGGCCGAGCGGGTATTGCGGTCTTCCGGCGCGCGGTTCGTCGGCTGGCTGCTCGTGCCCACGCTCGTCGCGTTTCACGTCAACGGCTTTTTTATCGAATACCCGCTTCTGCATGTCTGGCCCGAGGGGCACCCGGTGGCGGCGCGGCACGCGTGGACCGGCCAGTGTCTTGTGCGCAGCATTCAGTGCCCGGCGCCGACGGAGGAGATCGAGGAGGTTCGCATCGCGCGCGAGTTCGCCCGGCGTGAGCAACCCGGTTGTCGGCTCACGGTGACGAACTCGGTTCCGGCCTCGATTGAGCTGCCGCTCGCCTACGCGTGCCCGCCGGGCAGCCCGCCGTGCGAAAAGGACACCGGCCTCGACAACGCGGCGATGGGCAAGCTCGTCGAGCACTTCGCGTCGCGCGAGCCGGCGCGTTTCGTCCTCGAGTTTCCGCAAGAGGGGACGACGCGATTGACGCCTGGCGAGGCGATCGGATCGCGCGGACTATTCGAGCTGACCGAAAAGCCGCCGGTTCCCCCGGCGCGCGTGTTCGAGATCGATCCGCGCTGA
- a CDS encoding UDP-3-O-acyl-N-acetylglucosamine deacetylase codes for MNGQHTLNASVTCRGVGLHTGCPVNLTVHPAPPDTGIQFVRTDLEGRQRVKAGPETVTSTSFATTVSGRGFFISTVEHLMSALVGMGIDNATVEIDAEEVPIMDGSAAPFAHLFAGVGLKTQSKLRRYMMITKPVVIREADKHVALYPYDGFRVEYEIEFDHAFIGRQSYAIDLDPDAYLREVAPARTFGFLNELAMMKANGFAAGGSLDNAIVLGNFNVINKGGLRYPDEFVRHKILDAVGDLFMTGLPVLGRLVAFRSGHGLNNRLARRLMTETGSWRIAEFPSEREQSFAAEVAVAAWAR; via the coding sequence ATGAACGGGCAACACACGCTGAACGCCTCGGTGACCTGCCGCGGCGTTGGGCTTCACACGGGCTGCCCGGTGAATCTGACGGTTCACCCGGCGCCCCCCGATACCGGCATTCAGTTCGTCCGCACGGATCTGGAAGGCCGCCAGCGGGTCAAGGCGGGTCCCGAGACCGTCACGAGCACCAGCTTCGCGACGACCGTTTCGGGCCGCGGCTTTTTCATCTCCACGGTGGAGCACCTCATGTCGGCTCTTGTCGGCATGGGCATCGACAACGCCACGGTCGAAATTGACGCCGAGGAAGTGCCGATCATGGACGGCTCCGCCGCCCCGTTCGCGCACCTGTTCGCGGGCGTCGGACTCAAGACCCAGTCCAAGCTTCGCCGCTACATGATGATCACCAAGCCGGTCGTCATTCGCGAGGCCGACAAACACGTCGCGCTCTATCCCTACGACGGCTTCCGCGTCGAATACGAGATCGAATTCGACCACGCCTTCATCGGTCGCCAGTCGTACGCGATCGACTTGGACCCGGATGCGTATTTGCGCGAGGTCGCCCCGGCCCGTACGTTCGGGTTCCTCAACGAACTCGCGATGATGAAGGCCAACGGCTTCGCCGCCGGCGGCAGCCTGGACAACGCGATCGTGCTCGGCAACTTCAACGTCATCAACAAGGGCGGACTGCGTTACCCGGACGAGTTCGTTCGCCACAAGATTCTCGACGCGGTGGGCGATCTGTTCATGACGGGTCTGCCGGTGCTGGGACGCCTCGTGGCGTTTCGCAGCGGGCACGGCCTCAACAATCGCCTCGCGCGCCGCTTGATGACTGAAACCGGAAGCTGGCGCATCGCCGAATTCCCGAGCGAGCGTGAGCAATCCTTTGCCGCCGAGGTGGCCGTCGCGGCCTGGGCGCGCTGA
- a CDS encoding glycine C-acetyltransferase, with amino-acid sequence MADKFAFIDEEMDRLAGEGLKIRLRTMDSAADGWMVVDGRRVLNFCTNNYLGLANDARLKDAAKRAVDTWGVGPAAVRSIAGTQALHVEVERRLAAFKGVEDALFVQSGFCANQAVIPALVGKEDGIFSDELNHASIIDGCRLSRAKIVVFQHNDPEDCERIVRENIGQFRRTMLISDGVFSMDGDIAPLDRYHAIAEKYGCVAMVDDAHGEGVLGGGRGIVHHFGLQGRFDVEVGTLSKAFGVVGGVVAGKKRIVDFIRQKARPFLFSSATTPADTAACLAAVDILESSSDLVDRLWSNAEYLKAGFAKLGFDTGVTQTPIVPLMLGEAPLAQKFSARLFEEGLFAMAIGFPTVPRGKARIRVMNTAAHTRADLDLAQGIFARVGRELGVIESA; translated from the coding sequence GTGGCCGACAAATTCGCATTCATCGACGAGGAGATGGACCGTTTGGCGGGAGAAGGGCTCAAGATTCGTCTGCGCACCATGGACAGCGCCGCGGACGGCTGGATGGTGGTGGACGGCCGGCGCGTGCTGAACTTCTGCACCAACAACTACCTGGGTCTCGCCAACGACGCGCGCCTGAAAGACGCGGCCAAGCGCGCCGTCGACACGTGGGGCGTCGGCCCGGCGGCGGTGCGTTCCATTGCCGGAACGCAGGCGCTGCACGTCGAGGTCGAGCGCCGCCTCGCGGCCTTCAAGGGCGTCGAGGACGCGCTCTTCGTTCAGTCGGGTTTTTGCGCCAATCAGGCCGTCATCCCCGCGCTGGTCGGCAAGGAAGACGGCATTTTCTCAGACGAGCTCAACCACGCGTCGATCATCGACGGCTGTCGGCTGTCGCGCGCGAAAATCGTCGTGTTCCAGCACAACGACCCCGAGGACTGCGAGCGGATCGTCCGTGAAAACATCGGCCAGTTCCGCCGTACGATGCTGATTTCCGACGGCGTGTTCTCGATGGACGGCGACATCGCGCCGCTGGACCGGTACCACGCGATCGCCGAAAAGTACGGGTGCGTCGCGATGGTGGACGACGCGCACGGCGAGGGCGTGCTGGGTGGCGGGCGCGGCATCGTGCATCACTTCGGGTTGCAGGGGCGCTTCGACGTCGAGGTCGGCACGCTCTCCAAGGCGTTCGGCGTCGTGGGCGGCGTGGTCGCCGGAAAAAAGCGGATCGTCGATTTCATCCGCCAGAAAGCGCGGCCCTTCCTGTTCTCGTCGGCCACCACTCCCGCCGACACCGCCGCTTGCCTCGCGGCGGTGGACATCCTCGAATCGTCCTCCGATCTCGTCGATCGCCTGTGGTCGAACGCCGAATACCTCAAAGCGGGATTCGCGAAACTGGGCTTCGACACCGGCGTCACGCAGACCCCGATCGTGCCGCTCATGCTTGGCGAGGCGCCGCTCGCGCAGAAGTTTTCGGCGCGGCTCTTTGAGGAAGGGCTCTTCGCCATGGCGATCGGTTTTCCCACGGTGCCGCGCGGCAAGGCGCGCATTCGCGTCATGAATACCGCCGCCCACACGCGGGCCGATCTCGACCTTGCGCAGGGCATTTTCGCGCGAGTCGGTCGGGAGCTGGGCGTCATTGAGAGCGCCTGA
- a CDS encoding tetratricopeptide repeat protein: MRLLAALFVVLLFVAVPVHAEELGIKFTTSKMQHRVKPEEIAELERRIREVYPACVDTVVAYIGDEGARKYLNTVTIAIQDNLADQGRHGQTTMWRSGTRKDRQSITLFAQMFLTGKRDLKTVVTHELLHVALEFHNDFDDLVGMPTYVGEGLSYHGTNDVMEALKTDLNGWDPELDFDELMKEKSAKRYHSARTFVECFERVYGEAARKKLVSSIYGGTNWRAAMESASGEAKWTTVRKRTRVCRDDLIGDLLAQATGYREIHKAYDAEQYGRVIELAEQQKAASPSSFWMQSIAGDHAYAFEREYRVDEALASLEDIRTGKYGYTSMDGGAAFQTIRMLASVGRCDEARAKRTEFERFYPNFYQQKWRKELDDEILHNCRESAQRLYEAKKLAHAIQFTEARALAEDAMVKRIEEDGAEKSAGWNRDARALIASWLAEEEKLDDAAKAYEAVIAEFREKAPNERRDLAKVLVEAADVDEKRASLPAAEAKLVEALTLQRAALGPFDKTIPTTEGKLGLLYAKMGEAEKARERLNKALEDMIGSSKGKSAPRAKAHLDLAGFLKDQGDAAGALANAKIAHEIYQEVYPADHEDAVRAAEIVAELSRE; encoded by the coding sequence ATGCGTTTACTCGCCGCGCTTTTCGTCGTCCTGCTGTTCGTCGCGGTTCCGGTCCATGCCGAGGAACTCGGCATCAAGTTCACCACCTCGAAGATGCAGCACCGTGTGAAGCCCGAGGAGATCGCCGAGCTGGAGCGGCGCATCCGCGAGGTCTATCCGGCGTGCGTGGACACGGTCGTGGCCTATATCGGCGACGAAGGCGCGCGCAAATACCTGAACACGGTGACGATCGCGATCCAGGACAATTTGGCGGATCAGGGACGTCACGGTCAAACGACGATGTGGAGATCGGGAACGCGAAAGGATCGACAGTCCATCACGCTGTTCGCGCAAATGTTTCTGACCGGGAAGCGGGACCTGAAGACCGTCGTGACGCACGAATTGCTGCATGTGGCGCTGGAATTCCACAACGATTTCGACGACCTCGTGGGAATGCCGACTTATGTAGGGGAAGGGCTCAGTTACCACGGCACGAACGACGTCATGGAAGCCCTGAAGACCGATCTGAACGGCTGGGATCCGGAACTGGATTTCGACGAGTTGATGAAGGAGAAGTCGGCCAAACGCTACCATTCGGCGCGAACCTTTGTGGAGTGCTTCGAGAGAGTGTACGGCGAAGCCGCACGAAAGAAACTGGTGTCGTCCATTTACGGCGGGACGAACTGGAGAGCCGCCATGGAATCGGCGAGCGGCGAGGCGAAATGGACGACCGTTCGCAAACGAACCCGCGTCTGTCGCGACGACCTTATTGGAGATCTTCTGGCGCAGGCGACCGGCTACCGGGAAATTCACAAGGCGTACGATGCGGAGCAATACGGTCGCGTGATCGAGTTGGCCGAGCAACAGAAGGCGGCGTCTCCGAGTTCGTTCTGGATGCAGTCCATCGCCGGAGATCATGCCTACGCGTTCGAACGGGAGTATCGCGTCGACGAAGCGCTGGCGTCGCTGGAGGACATTCGCACCGGGAAGTACGGCTATACGTCGATGGATGGCGGCGCGGCGTTCCAGACCATTCGGATGCTGGCCTCGGTCGGTCGATGCGACGAGGCGCGCGCGAAACGCACCGAGTTCGAACGGTTCTATCCCAACTTCTATCAGCAGAAATGGCGCAAGGAGCTCGACGACGAAATTTTGCATAACTGTCGCGAATCGGCGCAACGCCTTTACGAGGCGAAAAAACTCGCGCACGCAATACAATTCACCGAGGCGCGCGCGTTGGCCGAGGATGCGATGGTGAAACGCATCGAAGAAGACGGCGCGGAAAAGAGCGCGGGATGGAATCGGGACGCGCGGGCGCTGATCGCTTCCTGGCTCGCCGAAGAAGAAAAACTCGACGACGCGGCGAAGGCGTATGAGGCGGTGATCGCGGAATTTCGCGAGAAAGCGCCGAACGAGCGACGCGATCTGGCCAAGGTTCTCGTCGAGGCGGCGGACGTGGACGAGAAGCGGGCGAGCCTTCCGGCGGCGGAGGCGAAACTCGTCGAGGCGCTGACGCTTCAGCGCGCGGCGCTCGGTCCCTTCGACAAGACGATTCCCACGACCGAGGGCAAACTCGGATTGCTCTACGCGAAAATGGGCGAAGCCGAAAAAGCGCGCGAGCGCCTGAACAAGGCGCTGGAGGACATGATCGGGTCGAGCAAGGGGAAGAGCGCGCCGCGCGCCAAGGCGCATCTCGATCTCGCGGGATTCCTGAAGGATCAGGGCGACGCGGCAGGTGCGCTCGCGAACGCGAAAATCGCGCACGAGATTTATCAGGAGGTCTATCCCGCGGACCACGAGGATGCTGTTCGCGCTGCCGAGATTGTCGCGGAGTTGTCCCGGGAGTAG
- a CDS encoding response regulator, which produces MEEFDRVLRALRDGGIVEGEAVSRLARPYWDRNEELARLWDEGIRPNLNAIVGSPTGRPGAYDASVAVEARLDDFADRADALAKSLRGRTANARAVLGTLAVAFAFANGILVFLGFRYASRRIVGPVLQTAAAARRASAGDFSVIVTNRTNDELSHLADAFNAMTKHISVLLDRLEQRRRHAETLSQSLPLGVVLLDENLAVVRANDTFRDLLANETGAAAADAQRAIVSSVDLSASLNDVLATGESMRGRRFDWPTAGGAKAVRMTAARANLSGDESAALIVVLEDLTEEDGLKTAARLADEEMRRSEAKYQRLVEGLRQKYFFYRHGTDGRFTYVSPSVEDVLGYSPGEFLADFRTFLTDHPVNIEVERFTERSIAGIGQPPYVLEILAREGGPRWLEVLEVPVFRGDGAVECVEGIAHDITDGRRAEETKSFKLEVEAAISRAAKRYLTQTSLDGAIDRTLEEIGTLCGAARGGLYRFDLEDRTMSNTNEWCAEGLSSQKEQLQRIPLARFPRSLEHISRGDSIHIPDARQTDGDFEDLRRLMLKLNVDSAVVLPVLVAGKLSGALAFSGVPHARCGDSSNIDMLLLLAEVTGIALENEAAKTRASNLEHQLVHSQKMEAVGRLAGGVAHDFNNLLQVILGFAELIHLALDPNSPIRDDLNEIVRAAETAKNLTKQLLAFSRKQILEPRVLDLGKTVSSSLKMLGRLIGEDIEIAFVEVPDLWKTEADPAQIDQILANLAINARDAMPTGGRLTIETSNHVFDEDYCRDQPDVKLGEFVVLAVSDTGIGMPPEVRDRIFEPFFTTKERGRGTGLGLASVYGVVKQHNGFVNVYSEPGRGTTFRIYFPRSEKCEATGEMVEAQRTLGGNETVLLVEDQDMVRGLARRMLMQGGYQVLDTQNGRDALDLTSGFHGTIHLLLTDVVMPGMSGKDLYSHLSRQVHDLRVVYMSGYTGNAIVHHGVLDPGIVFVSKPFSKNDLLSAVRTALDRDVASG; this is translated from the coding sequence ATGGAGGAGTTCGACCGAGTTCTGCGCGCGCTTCGCGACGGCGGAATCGTGGAAGGCGAAGCGGTTTCCCGGTTGGCGCGGCCATACTGGGACCGAAACGAAGAGCTCGCGCGATTGTGGGATGAAGGCATTCGACCGAACCTGAACGCCATCGTCGGCAGTCCGACGGGGCGCCCGGGCGCGTACGATGCATCCGTGGCCGTGGAAGCGCGGCTGGACGATTTCGCCGATCGCGCCGACGCCCTCGCAAAATCGCTTCGGGGAAGAACCGCAAATGCCCGGGCGGTGCTCGGAACGCTCGCGGTCGCGTTCGCTTTCGCGAACGGGATTCTCGTTTTCCTCGGATTCCGTTACGCGTCGCGCCGGATCGTCGGACCCGTGCTGCAAACGGCCGCCGCGGCCCGGCGGGCGTCCGCGGGCGACTTCTCCGTCATCGTGACGAACCGAACGAACGACGAACTGTCCCATCTCGCCGACGCCTTCAATGCGATGACCAAGCACATCTCCGTGCTGCTGGATCGTCTCGAGCAACGGCGTCGGCATGCGGAAACGCTGTCGCAGAGTCTGCCGCTGGGCGTCGTCCTTCTCGACGAGAATCTGGCGGTCGTTCGTGCGAATGACACCTTTCGGGACCTTCTCGCGAACGAAACCGGCGCGGCCGCCGCGGACGCGCAACGGGCGATCGTGTCATCGGTCGACCTTTCCGCGAGCTTGAACGACGTTCTGGCCACCGGCGAATCGATGCGGGGCCGACGTTTCGATTGGCCAACGGCCGGGGGAGCCAAAGCCGTTCGCATGACCGCCGCGCGGGCGAATTTGTCCGGGGACGAGTCCGCCGCGTTGATCGTCGTGCTGGAGGATCTGACCGAAGAGGATGGCCTGAAGACGGCAGCGAGACTGGCCGACGAGGAGATGCGCCGGAGCGAGGCGAAGTATCAGCGGCTCGTCGAGGGGCTGCGCCAGAAGTACTTCTTTTATCGGCACGGCACGGACGGACGTTTCACCTACGTCAGCCCTTCCGTGGAGGATGTTCTCGGCTATTCGCCCGGCGAGTTCCTGGCCGACTTTCGGACCTTTCTGACGGACCACCCCGTCAACATCGAGGTGGAGCGTTTCACCGAGCGGAGCATCGCGGGAATCGGCCAGCCGCCGTACGTTCTGGAGATCCTGGCAAGGGAGGGCGGCCCGCGATGGCTGGAGGTCCTCGAGGTTCCCGTCTTTCGCGGCGACGGCGCCGTGGAGTGCGTCGAGGGGATCGCGCACGACATCACGGACGGACGGCGGGCCGAGGAAACGAAGTCGTTCAAACTGGAGGTCGAAGCCGCCATCTCGCGCGCGGCGAAGCGCTATCTGACGCAAACATCGCTCGATGGCGCGATCGACCGGACGTTGGAGGAGATCGGAACTCTTTGCGGCGCCGCGCGGGGAGGCCTGTACCGGTTCGATCTCGAAGACCGAACCATGAGCAATACGAACGAGTGGTGCGCGGAAGGGTTGTCGTCGCAAAAGGAACAATTGCAACGAATTCCGCTGGCGCGGTTTCCCCGGTCGCTGGAGCACATCTCACGGGGCGACTCCATCCATATCCCGGATGCGCGACAGACGGACGGAGACTTCGAGGATCTTCGGAGACTGATGCTGAAACTGAATGTCGACTCCGCCGTCGTTCTGCCGGTCCTCGTCGCCGGAAAGCTCTCGGGCGCGTTGGCGTTTTCGGGAGTTCCCCATGCGCGGTGCGGCGACTCTTCGAACATCGACATGCTCCTGCTGCTCGCGGAGGTTACGGGCATCGCCCTGGAGAACGAAGCGGCCAAGACCAGGGCTTCGAATTTGGAACACCAGCTCGTCCACTCCCAGAAAATGGAAGCGGTTGGAAGACTGGCGGGCGGCGTGGCGCACGATTTCAACAATCTGCTTCAGGTGATTCTCGGATTCGCGGAATTAATCCATTTGGCCCTCGATCCGAACAGCCCCATTCGCGACGATCTCAACGAGATCGTCCGAGCCGCGGAGACCGCGAAAAATCTGACGAAGCAGCTCCTGGCGTTTTCGAGAAAACAGATTCTGGAACCCCGTGTCCTCGACCTCGGCAAAACGGTGTCGAGTTCGCTGAAAATGCTCGGTCGCCTGATCGGGGAGGACATCGAGATCGCGTTCGTCGAGGTCCCCGACCTGTGGAAGACGGAGGCCGATCCGGCGCAGATCGATCAGATTCTGGCGAACCTCGCGATCAACGCGCGCGACGCCATGCCGACCGGCGGGCGGCTGACCATCGAGACATCCAACCACGTTTTCGACGAGGATTATTGTCGCGACCAACCCGACGTCAAACTCGGCGAATTCGTCGTGCTCGCGGTGAGCGACACGGGGATCGGCATGCCGCCGGAGGTGCGGGACCGGATTTTCGAGCCGTTTTTCACGACCAAGGAGCGCGGCAGGGGAACGGGGCTCGGACTGGCCTCGGTGTACGGCGTGGTCAAGCAGCACAACGGATTCGTCAACGTGTATTCGGAACCGGGGCGGGGAACGACATTCCGCATCTACTTCCCGCGATCGGAGAAGTGCGAGGCGACCGGAGAAATGGTCGAAGCGCAGCGCACGCTCGGGGGAAACGAAACCGTTCTGCTGGTCGAGGATCAGGACATGGTTCGCGGACTCGCGCGACGCATGCTGATGCAGGGCGGCTATCAGGTGCTCGACACGCAGAACGGGAGAGACGCGCTGGATCTGACCTCCGGATTCCATGGGACGATTCATCTTCTTCTGACCGATGTGGTCATGCCGGGCATGAGTGGGAAAGACCTCTATTCACATCTTTCCCGGCAGGTCCATGATCTGCGCGTCGTCTACATGTCCGGTTATACGGGAAATGCCATCGTTCATCACGGAGTGCTCGATCCGGGCATCGTCTTCGTGTCGAAACCGTTTTCGAAAAACGACCTGCTCAGCGCCGTTCGCACGGCGTTGGACAGAGACGTCGCTTCAGGATGA